Below is a genomic region from Telmatobacter sp. DSM 110680.
GCCATCACGCCCGGCGACCAGAGAATCACTCCTCATAATCTGACTGAGGCCATGGGACGCCAGCTTCCTATATGGGAGGTACGTACCTGTTTTAATTGCCACGGCAGCGGTGTGGTCGAAGGCGAGAAGCTTGATCCGGCAAGGGTGACGCCCGGTCTTGATTGTGAGCGATGCCATCTGGGCGCGCAGCAACACATGGCCGATTCAGCGCGAGACAACTTTAAGACCCTTCCTAAATCACTCAAGCGCCTTGACGCCGAGCAGATCTCGGATTTCTGCGGACAGTGCCATCGAACGTTCGACACCGTATTGCGCAACAAATGGCACGGCCCTGCTTTCGTGCGCATTCAACCCTACCGTCTCGAAATCAGCAAATGTTTTATTGGCAACGACCCGCGTATCAGTTGTCTGGCGTGCCACAACCCGCACCAACCCCTAAATCACGACATAGCGTCGTACGATTCCAAATGTCTGGCGTGCCACGGCGAGACCAAGTCGACATCAACTGCCGTCGCCATGAAGACCTGCCCGGTTGCGAAATCAAATTGCACGAGTTGCCACATGCCCAAGGTGGAGTTGCCGGGTGGAAATGCGCAATTCACCGATCACTACATTCGCATTGTTCATGCAGGCGAACCGTACCCCAAATGATCTTCGCGCCGGCGCGAATCCCAAAATAAGTCCTACATTATCGCTGTACTTACGTAACGGTGCTTCAGTAATAGGCATACGTTACTTAGCGCGGTAGTTTGCATTCATTCTTCGCTAACATTATCCCAACACACCTAGCAGCCTCAGAGCTCAAGCGCCTGCTCGAAGATGCGCTTGAAGCACCCCACCAAGAGGGACGGCCGACGTGTGCCTGAACGCTGTCCTCGCTGCGCGTTTTCTAGCTAGCGCATGAAGGTTGAGCAAGACAGAAAGCGCCTTCTGTACTGCAACTCAGGCTCGGCAGTTCCTGGCCGCGGTGGACGGGATGCTTAGCCAAGGTGCTCGCACCATGGCCTTCTTTCTTTTTTTCGAGGCGAGTCGATGAAGTTGGCGAGAGTTCTTAGTTCCCTCTCTCTTGCGGTTCTGGCCGTTACTGGATCCGCTGCGCATTCGCAGGCAAATGTAGTAGAAAATGAGCCCAGCGTCCTTTACGTGAACGCTCAAACGGGTTCAGATTCTAACTCGGGCTCCAGTTCGTCTCCGCTGAAAACGATCCAGGCAGCGGTAAACAAGGCGAACAGCAACAATCAAAAAAGTATTGGCACAAAGATTATTGTCAGCGCCGGGGTCTATCGGGAGTCAGTCAATGTAGACCCGATTTCAGGGATGACGTCTGCGCCTCTCACGATCGAGGCGGCCCAAAACGGCACTGCGATCATCGATGCATCTGAAGTACTTACCGGGTGGTCCGCGGACCCGCAATATTCCGGCGCGTATGTAGCCAACTGGACGCCAACGCAAACCACTTGTGCTCTTCCCAGCGGTTGGCCATCAGTACAGCCGATCACGCTTCATACTGAAATTCTCTTCGTAAACAGCATTGCAATGACGCAGGTGCTTGCCTACTCAGACCTCAAGCCCGGCACTTTCTTCGTCAACACCAGCGACGGCACCGTGCACATGTGGCCGCCTGCGAATGTCGATCCATCCTCGGCCACGGTTGAGGTCGGGACACGCTCGAAGACCATGAGCGTCGTTGGCCGCAGCAACATCGTGCTGCGTGGACTGGTTTTCGAACACGCCAATGACTGCATCAACACAAGTGGCTCCACGGTCACCAGCAGTTCAAATGTGCTGCTCGATGCCGTTCAGGCCAACTGGAATAACTGGGGCGGCTTGGGCGTCTTCTCTTCCAGCAACGTCACGGTGCAGAACTCTGTTGGCAGCTATAACGGTGGCTTGGGCTTCCAGGGGACCCGCGATCAGTCCATTCTCTATTCCAACAACGAGACAGACTACAACAACTGGCGCGGTGCGCAGGGCACGCTTTATGACTGGGCATCCGGCGGGACGAAATTGTTCCAGATGCGCACCACCACGGTCCAGGGTCATTCTTCCTATAACAACCAGGCCCAGGGATTGTGGTTCGATACCGACAACCAGAACATCACTATCGACAACGCCACACTGGTGGGCAGCTACAACGCAGCGCTACAGCTCGAACGAAATGAAGGTCCGATCAGTCTCCAGAACAGCCATCTCTGCTCCAGCGGAAAAGGTTTGAATGTACTAACCACTGAAGCGTTGACCGTGAAGAACAACGTCTTTTACAACAACGGTGCGACCAATAAATTTGAGGCGCAATTCTACCTGGCCGGAAGCGCGGGCGGCATCAACATCACCAACTGGCAGACGGGGCAGGTCTATAACCTCATCACCACCGGAACCGTGATGTCGGGAAACACCTTTATTGATGCGGCTCCGGGCCAGTTTGTGTTTGGAACCTACCTTAGCGGCTCCGACTGGACCGATTTCACCAGCACCCTTAACTCCGGCAACAATACCTGGTACGATTCTGCAACTCCCAGTGCGTTTCGCATCGTAAATGGCAAGAACGTTGATCTCACCGGATGGCAGAGCGCAACCGGGGCTGATTACAACTCCATCTGGGGCGCGCCGACTTCTTCACCAGCGTCAGAATGCATAGCACCCCCGGCGGCGTACCCCGATTTCCACGTCAGCGTGGACAGCAGTTCTTACAGCATGACATCGGGTCGCGCGACCGCAACGGTGCGCGTCGAGTCATTCAACTTTGGCCCAGTGACTCTCAGCGTATCCGGGCTGCCCGCAGGCGTGACCGCATCCTTCAGCAACCCAAGCCTCACCAGCGGATATTCCATCCTCACGCTAACTGCATCGTCCAACTCGGTCGCGCAGACTGTGCCGGTAAACTTGTGGGCGGTCAGCGGCGATCGCGCTCACTCTGCAACGATCAAGTTGACAGTAAATGCGAATCCCGCCGTGATTGGAACGACGACGACGGTCAACTCCTCCGCGTCGACCGTCAACGAAAACTCGCCGGTTACGCTGACGGCATCCGTGAAACAGACCAGCGGTTCTACAGCTCCCAGCGGGTCTGTCACTTTCTTTAATGGTGGGACCTCACTCGGAACAGCGTCGCTCTCTGGCGGGACGGCTTCCCTTTCTACGTCCGCTCTGCCTGCTGGGTCGAATTCAATCACCGCCGAGTACGCGGGAAATAGCACATTCAATGCATCCACCTCAAGCGCCATCACCGTGAATGTGAATTCCGGGACTGTAAATACCACGACGACCCTGGCTGCTTCTGCGTCCTCGATTGCGCAAAACTCGCCGGTCACATTCACTGCCGGAGTGAAACCCGCCAGTGGAACATCGAGCGCGACTGGAACCATCACGTTCTACAACGGCGCCACCACGCTGGGAACGGCGACTCTCTCTTCAGGATCAGCAACGTTCACGACTTCCGCCCTGCCGGTAGGTTCCAACTCCATCACCGCCTCCTACTCCGGCACGTCGGGATTTACTTCTTCCACGTCAGGTGCGGTTTCAGTGAGCGTGAATGCGAGTGTCGTAAGCACAACCGCAACGCTGATCTCTTCATCTTCCACGATTACTGAAAACTCGCCGGTCACGTTGACCGCCACGATCAAGCAGAATAGTGGAACCACAGCACCGACGGGCACGGTTACTTTTTACAATGGGACCATTTCGTTGGGATCCGCCACGCTCTCTGGCGGCGCAGCGAGCATCGCAACTTCGGCGCTGCCGGTTGGGACCGACTCGGTTTCCGCTGCTTACTCGGGCGCGGTCACCTTCAACGCGTCCAGTTCCAACATCGTCGCGATTACCGTCAACTCCTCATCTCCGAGCGTCGTTAATACAGTCACCACGGTCGTTCCATCGGCGACCAGCGTTACCCAGAATTCTCCCTTGACTGTTGTCGTCACCGTCAAGCAGGCAAGTGGGACCACAGTTCCCGTGGGTTCGGTGAATGTTTACAACGGCTCCGCAGTCGTGGCTACGGGATCTGTTATCGCTGGCACAGCGACGCTGACGATCCCTTCTCTACCTACCGGCACTGATACCATCGCAGCCTTCTATTCAGGATCATCGGCGTTCAATCCGTCCACCTCCGGACCAGTCGCCATCACGGTGAACCCGATCGTCGTCAATACATCGACAAGCTTGACAGCATCGTCCGCGAGTATCGTTGAGAACGCGCCACTCACCTTAACTGCTCTCGTGAAACAATCGAGCGGCACAGCAACACCTACTGGTTCGGTAAACTTCTATAACGGCACAACCAAAATCGGCACCGCAGTGTTGTCGGCTGGAGGCGCTACGCTCACAACCGCCGGACTTCCCGCCGGGACCGCGTCAATCAGCGCAACTTTCTTGGGTGGCCCAGTTTTCACGGCCTCAAGCTCCAACGCAATCACCATCAAGATCAGTCCTCTCGCGTTCAGCACGACCACTACTCTCACGGCATCATCGAGTAACATAGCGCGAGGTTCGGCGCTCACTTTTACTGCCGATGTGAAAGTAGCAAACAGTACTTCCTTGCCTACCGGGACAGTAACCTTTTTTGACGCCTCACAGGCGATCGGAACAGCGTCACTTTCATCCGGTGTAGCAACTCTGACCAGTTCCACCTTGCCCGCCGGAACTCAGACCGTGACAGCGACTTACTCCGGAACTACTCTCTACCGGCAGTCAACTTCCAACGCCGTCACGGTGGCAATCAGCGCACCAGCGACGGAGGGTCCCTCCACTGCGACAGTTGCCACCAGTACAGTGTTGGCTTCCTCCGCGCAACAAGCCGACCAGGGCTTCACCATCGCGCTAACTGCGACGGTCAAGCCATCCAATGGCTCAACTCTCCCAACCGGTACGGTCGACTTTAACGTCGGGAACAAAAAGATTGGATCTGCCAGTCTCTCGAGTGGCAGGGCCTACCTCACCACTTCGTCATTGCCAACCGGCGATGACCCCATCACGGCAACTTACATGGGCAATAGTTCCTTTGGCGCCTCAACCTCATCCTTGGTCACTGTGAAGATTCAGGGACCGGACTTCACCGTTGAAGCGACTCCCTCATCCGTCTCCACAACTCCAGGCCAGAGCGTCGATGTTTCGTTGCGTATCACTCCGATGGATGGATTCAACCAAAGCCCGTCCATGACGTGCACCGGTCTTCCTGCCGGATCGACCTGCACTTTTGGCTCGGCGGCCAAGCAGAGTGATGGCACTTCGACGGTGAAGATGACGATTCATACGGCTCCTGTCACGACGAGTTCAAACTCGGCAGGTCGTTCACGTGCACCCCTCGCCCTTGCATTTTTGCCTTTGCTTCTCTGGATTTCTTCAAAGCGGCGCAAGGAGTTCCATCGGCTCCTCTCTCTTTCAATGCTCCTTATCGTCATCGTGGCATTCGGCGGAAGTGTAATTGGCTGCGGGGGGCACTCAAGTTCCAGCCAGCTGACATCCAGTAGCACCACCGTCAACGTCACCGTGAATGCACAAACAAGCACAGGACTTCGCCACACCGCATCCGTAGCGCTCACTCTGATGTAGCTTCCACCCAGTTATTTAGCCGATCGACATTTCAAACTCCGAACAAAAAAAGGCGCGGCAGCCGAAGCTGCCGCGCCTGAATTGCAGTTCGAACTAGAAGACCAGTTTGCCTGCGAGTTCAAACGTTCTTGGATCTTGCACGCCGTTCACTAAACCGAAGTCGCCGCCACTGACGTTATTGTGGAAGCCATTGAACTGGGTGTGGTTGAAGGTATTGAAGGATTCAACACGGAACTCAAAGTGTGTGCGTTCGGTAAACGCAAACGACTTGTAGAGGTTGGTGCCGAAGTTGGTGCGGCCGGGTCCCTTGACGATGTCCCTGCCGGCATTGCCGAAGCCGAGACTCGGACCACCGTCCCATGCTGCGATTGGCTGCGAGAAGCCAGTGGGAGATACCCATTGGTACACGCCGCTAGAATTCCTTGTTTTGGGATAACTGACCTTGCCGGTGAAATTGGGACGGATGGTATAGCCGCCGCCCAGTCCAACCGTATCCGAGCCACCGTCGCCAGGAGCGTTGCTGCCCGCCCAGGGTAGGCCTGTCTCAGAAATCACAGTACCGGAAACTTCCCAGCCGCCGAGAATGCTGTGAGTCAGCCCGTTAGAATGCGCGAAGATGGGCAGTTTGTATTCGTAGTTCATGTTCAGGACTTGACGCCGGTCGAGGTTGCCCGATCCCTTGTCATACCTGAGGTTGAAGGGGTTGCTTACGCCGGTAAGATCCGCGGTTCCCAACTGCGAATCGATCTCATGAGCCCATGTGTAATCGATTTCGAAGCTGAGTCCATGCCGGCTCTGCTGACGCAGTCCAGTCTGGAAGCTGCTGTAACTGACCGTAGCCAGGTTGCTTTCCTGCTGGATGTTGCCAAAGCCCGGATAGGTGCGAGCCATGATGCTGTCGACCGTAGAAGGCGCCGCATATCCGGGATACGTCTTGTCGCCCGCTGCGTCCGCGCGGAATTGCATTGGAGTGCTGAGCGGGTATTCGTTGATTGGAAGAATCACATTCTGATGCCAACCAACGTTTCCGACGTACTGTGTGACGAGGACCAGAGAGGGAACGATCTCCCGCTGGAGGCCGACGCTGTATTGAGCTACGCCGGGAGCAGGATAGTTGGTGGCGATGCTCGTCATACCTTGTGTCACAACTGGTAGAGTGGCCGTGGAAAGTGATGTTCCAAACTGCCAATTGGCGAGCGGATCATTGAAGGTCGTATTGCCTACACTTGGCGTGTTAGAGAATGGAGCCGCGGTAGCAATGTTGTACACGTCGTTGCCCTGCATGCGCTCAAAGAATGTGCCGAAGCCGCCGCGAAGGACGGTCTTGCCGTTTCCTGTGAGGTCATACGAGAAGCCCAGACGCGGCTGATAGGTTTTGTAGAAGTTCTTGGTCATGCCGCGAGGTGTTCCGTTCTGGCCGGCGATGGTTACGCCGTTCAGGTAGAAACCCGCGCCCTTGTAGGTTTGGAGACCTGCGCTACCTGGAACGAAAGCGCCGTTCGCGGTGAAGTTAGCAGCCGTCGTGATGCCCTGCTGATACTGTGCAGGATCAAAACTGGCAAGAAGATTGTTGCGCTCCCACGCATGCGGCAGTGCGTCATAACGAACGCCGTACTGCACACTCAGGCGAGGAGTGATGTGCCAGTTGTCCTCGGCATATGCCGACACAGTCTGGTTTACGTAGTGGCGGATGTCCTGGGTCTGTAGCTGCGAATAGCTGGTGCTAAGTCCGAGCATGAAATCCAGGTATGAGTCGCCAGTGAGGTTGGCATTGTTCACGTGCCCGGGCGTTGTGCCAGAAGGAGACGTATAGCCATCGCTGAAGTTGTAATAGCCGTTGGTATTGCCGAAGAGTTGCTGATTCTTAATGTAGCGGTTGTAGCCACCGCCGAACTTCATGGCATGTTTTCCGTGCGTAACCGAGAGTCCGAACACCTCTGCATAGTCAAATGCTGCGTTCTTCCAAGGCTGCGACCACGGATCGAATTGTGTTCCATACGATCCAAGGTTCACGCTGGGAAGCCGGTTGAGGGCGTCTGCCGAGGCCGGGAAGAATGAAGATGCTCCCCATCCTGAAGGCTTGGTGTAGGCGCTTCCCGAAGGCAGAATGCTGATCTTGTTGCCGTCGAAGTTGAACGCAGCCTCGAGCAGCACATTCTGCGACAGCGAACCGGTCAGCTTGATAACGGAACTCCACGACGGATTGCTGAAGTTAGAACCAACGGTCGGATAGTTGTCGCCGCTCCAGATTGATGTAGCGTACGTCTGGCTAACCGAGTCGCCAATGTAGTGACCAAAGAGCTGCCACTTGTCATTGATGTTGTGATCAATGCGGAATAGATCTTCGCGCACATTGGTTGGCTGTTTGGCAGGAACTACGACGGTGTCGCCCGAGGAGTTAGCTTTCGGAATCGCCCCAACCGCGTTGAAAGCCAAAGCACTCGGATCTACAAACAAAGAGGCGGGAATGAAGTTGTCGGGGAAAGCTTGCCCCGGCACCAACACATTGCCATTTGCTTTGTTGTAAGTTGCGATGGCAACACCCAGCGCTGAAGTAGCGCTCACTGTGGGCACGACCACCTGGCCATGTGTAGCATCTACCGGAAGCGCACGAAAATCCTTGTTGGCATGCGCAGGTAGAACCCAATTCACGTTCTGGGCAGAAGTAATAAAGTCAGCTGCTGGAATGGAATTGATTCCGGCAGGTGAGCTGCCCTGAATAATTTTGCGCCACTCTTCGTTGTAAAAGAAGAATGTCCGCTGCTTGTTGTTGTTGTAAACGTGCGGAATGTACAGCGGTCCACCGACGTTGCCGCCAAAAATATTTAGCCGCAGCTCGGGCTTCTTGGCACCCACCTTGTCAAAGTAGTTGTGCGCCTGAAGGGCGTCGTTGCGATCGAACTCCCACAATTCGCCGTGGAAAGCCTGTGTCCCTCTCTTGATCGACATCGAAACGGTGCCGCCAGAGGAGATTCCGTAATCGGGAGGATAGTTGCTCGCCAAAACCTGGAACTCGCCCAGCGCATCCTGTGAAGGCATCATGGACGACTTGCCGCCAGAACCACGGTCATACGCTTCGCCGCCATCGATCAGCCAGATATTATGTGCCTGATTAAGGCCATTAAAGCTGATCGCAAAGTTTGAACCTACCGATGTCGGCATGTTTGAGTCGGGCAGATTGCCGCTGACACCCAGGCCCAGAGCCGCGAGTGCAACAATGTTGCGGCCGTTGGTTGCCAACTCCGTAATCTGTTGCTCGTTGATGAGCGTACTCACGACGTTGGAGTCGCTCTGTACCGTCAATGCATCGGCGTTGACCGTGATGGTCGTCGCTTCCGAGCCAACTGTGAGTTTGGGATCAACACGAAATGTCGCAGAAATGTTGACGACGATTCCATTCTGTACAAATGTCTGGAATCCCTTCGCCGTGACAGTCATGTTGTAATTTGAAGCGTTCAAACCGGGAATTTCATACAATCCCGTTTCGCTTGTTGTTGCGCTTTTTGCCGCGCCTGTAGCTGGGTCAGTCAAAACAATCTTCGCTCCCGCGACGACTGCTCCCGACTGGTCCGTTACGATGCCGGTGATATTTGAATTGGCTTGCGCATGTAACCCGACGCATGCCAACGCAAAAAGCAACGGCACCAACAGGAACCCGTAACTTATCTTTCTGAACTTCACTTCCATATGACTCTCCTATCCGAAGTGGTACTTGTTGCTGCAGCCTGGAACGTGCATTGCCTTCCTAGTCGGAAAGCTCGGCTGGTTTGTCGATTTTTCTTTGAAGAATCACTTCAACGGCATATTCCTTCAGGCCACACATTTGTTGCTTAAATGGCTTCAGCTCTCTGATTCAGCTCTTGCCTTCGATCGGCTGCTCGCGCACAAAAGCGAACATCATCAGAGATTTCTGCGAAGGACCAAACGACATGTTTTTCTGTCGCTAGATTTCTTCGCCTTTCTCTGAATAGGCCCGCCTAAATCGTTTCAGTAGATCGCCAAGAACGTTACTCCTGATCACACAGCGCGTCAATATTTCCTGTGCTAAATTGCGCTGAGACGAACCATTGAGTTCGCCCTTCACTTGAGCAAGAAATGTGGCGACCGTCATTGACTGAACATCCCCGCGTGATAAGCGTCACAACTTACTTCGTCGAAAAGTAAGGAGTAAGAAGTCGAACTATCTACTTATCCATATTTCGCAGTGAAATTTCGTCGCATTTGTGAATGTTTGCGTGCAAAATGCTCGTCATTCGTGATGTACATCACTAATACGCGGATAACTCATCGGCCTCGACCGCAATCGCAGATTGACGACGCTTAAGCACACTGTGTGCGTCTACTCCACCTCGCGGCGTCCTAAAATAATTTCTCGACCTAACGTCAAAAGAGACGTTGATTTGTGATTTTTTATTTGGAGAGTT
It encodes:
- a CDS encoding Ig-like domain repeat protein produces the protein MKLARVLSSLSLAVLAVTGSAAHSQANVVENEPSVLYVNAQTGSDSNSGSSSSPLKTIQAAVNKANSNNQKSIGTKIIVSAGVYRESVNVDPISGMTSAPLTIEAAQNGTAIIDASEVLTGWSADPQYSGAYVANWTPTQTTCALPSGWPSVQPITLHTEILFVNSIAMTQVLAYSDLKPGTFFVNTSDGTVHMWPPANVDPSSATVEVGTRSKTMSVVGRSNIVLRGLVFEHANDCINTSGSTVTSSSNVLLDAVQANWNNWGGLGVFSSSNVTVQNSVGSYNGGLGFQGTRDQSILYSNNETDYNNWRGAQGTLYDWASGGTKLFQMRTTTVQGHSSYNNQAQGLWFDTDNQNITIDNATLVGSYNAALQLERNEGPISLQNSHLCSSGKGLNVLTTEALTVKNNVFYNNGATNKFEAQFYLAGSAGGINITNWQTGQVYNLITTGTVMSGNTFIDAAPGQFVFGTYLSGSDWTDFTSTLNSGNNTWYDSATPSAFRIVNGKNVDLTGWQSATGADYNSIWGAPTSSPASECIAPPAAYPDFHVSVDSSSYSMTSGRATATVRVESFNFGPVTLSVSGLPAGVTASFSNPSLTSGYSILTLTASSNSVAQTVPVNLWAVSGDRAHSATIKLTVNANPAVIGTTTTVNSSASTVNENSPVTLTASVKQTSGSTAPSGSVTFFNGGTSLGTASLSGGTASLSTSALPAGSNSITAEYAGNSTFNASTSSAITVNVNSGTVNTTTTLAASASSIAQNSPVTFTAGVKPASGTSSATGTITFYNGATTLGTATLSSGSATFTTSALPVGSNSITASYSGTSGFTSSTSGAVSVSVNASVVSTTATLISSSSTITENSPVTLTATIKQNSGTTAPTGTVTFYNGTISLGSATLSGGAASIATSALPVGTDSVSAAYSGAVTFNASSSNIVAITVNSSSPSVVNTVTTVVPSATSVTQNSPLTVVVTVKQASGTTVPVGSVNVYNGSAVVATGSVIAGTATLTIPSLPTGTDTIAAFYSGSSAFNPSTSGPVAITVNPIVVNTSTSLTASSASIVENAPLTLTALVKQSSGTATPTGSVNFYNGTTKIGTAVLSAGGATLTTAGLPAGTASISATFLGGPVFTASSSNAITIKISPLAFSTTTTLTASSSNIARGSALTFTADVKVANSTSLPTGTVTFFDASQAIGTASLSSGVATLTSSTLPAGTQTVTATYSGTTLYRQSTSNAVTVAISAPATEGPSTATVATSTVLASSAQQADQGFTIALTATVKPSNGSTLPTGTVDFNVGNKKIGSASLSSGRAYLTTSSLPTGDDPITATYMGNSSFGASTSSLVTVKIQGPDFTVEATPSSVSTTPGQSVDVSLRITPMDGFNQSPSMTCTGLPAGSTCTFGSAAKQSDGTSTVKMTIHTAPVTTSSNSAGRSRAPLALAFLPLLLWISSKRRKEFHRLLSLSMLLIVIVAFGGSVIGCGGHSSSSQLTSSSTTVNVTVNAQTSTGLRHTASVALTLM
- a CDS encoding TonB-dependent receptor; the protein is MEVKFRKISYGFLLVPLLFALACVGLHAQANSNITGIVTDQSGAVVAGAKIVLTDPATGAAKSATTSETGLYEIPGLNASNYNMTVTAKGFQTFVQNGIVVNISATFRVDPKLTVGSEATTITVNADALTVQSDSNVVSTLINEQQITELATNGRNIVALAALGLGVSGNLPDSNMPTSVGSNFAISFNGLNQAHNIWLIDGGEAYDRGSGGKSSMMPSQDALGEFQVLASNYPPDYGISSGGTVSMSIKRGTQAFHGELWEFDRNDALQAHNYFDKVGAKKPELRLNIFGGNVGGPLYIPHVYNNNKQRTFFFYNEEWRKIIQGSSPAGINSIPAADFITSAQNVNWVLPAHANKDFRALPVDATHGQVVVPTVSATSALGVAIATYNKANGNVLVPGQAFPDNFIPASLFVDPSALAFNAVGAIPKANSSGDTVVVPAKQPTNVREDLFRIDHNINDKWQLFGHYIGDSVSQTYATSIWSGDNYPTVGSNFSNPSWSSVIKLTGSLSQNVLLEAAFNFDGNKISILPSGSAYTKPSGWGASSFFPASADALNRLPSVNLGSYGTQFDPWSQPWKNAAFDYAEVFGLSVTHGKHAMKFGGGYNRYIKNQQLFGNTNGYYNFSDGYTSPSGTTPGHVNNANLTGDSYLDFMLGLSTSYSQLQTQDIRHYVNQTVSAYAEDNWHITPRLSVQYGVRYDALPHAWERNNLLASFDPAQYQQGITTAANFTANGAFVPGSAGLQTYKGAGFYLNGVTIAGQNGTPRGMTKNFYKTYQPRLGFSYDLTGNGKTVLRGGFGTFFERMQGNDVYNIATAAPFSNTPSVGNTTFNDPLANWQFGTSLSTATLPVVTQGMTSIATNYPAPGVAQYSVGLQREIVPSLVLVTQYVGNVGWHQNVILPINEYPLSTPMQFRADAAGDKTYPGYAAPSTVDSIMARTYPGFGNIQQESNLATVSYSSFQTGLRQQSRHGLSFEIDYTWAHEIDSQLGTADLTGVSNPFNLRYDKGSGNLDRRQVLNMNYEYKLPIFAHSNGLTHSILGGWEVSGTVISETGLPWAGSNAPGDGGSDTVGLGGGYTIRPNFTGKVSYPKTRNSSGVYQWVSPTGFSQPIAAWDGGPSLGFGNAGRDIVKGPGRTNFGTNLYKSFAFTERTHFEFRVESFNTFNHTQFNGFHNNVSGGDFGLVNGVQDPRTFELAGKLVF